The following are from one region of the Hydrogenimonas sp. SS33 genome:
- a CDS encoding TolC family outer membrane protein, translating to MFNVKTFFVVFTACCIGSVTAQALTLRQAMGETIRTNPAVVEQIRNYNATREDVTIAESGWLPKLDYIGGVGREWGNNLYTDYDWHNYAIYENSLLLTQNVFNGWSTTHQISTQKARVMAAAFHYIETVDDIGFRLVDYYLEVIKNRELLKIAKENIDINEEIFNKVDKLYKGGLTTKSEMEKAAASLALARSNYVVQENNLQDALYQFKYYYGKKVDVDSLVAPDTALPVPKSYDEGRKFALEHNPSLLVQRYNIKVAQEDYKEKKSRYYPKVDLRARSSWNYNMGGESDGHDDRYRVTAALTYNLFNGFADRAAIQKGISKIQKEVSTDLDLKRRTVESYDLSWAAYTHLKTKLDYLQEYKRHAVNTLRLYSKEYEMGRRSLLDLLSAQNDLINAKSQIVTARYNYLFSKFRILDAMGTMVPFVMGRSHDYYAKVDLAAKKEAQPDTLPADILEKNDRVLQNIEKDIEKRK from the coding sequence ATGTTCAATGTCAAAACTTTTTTTGTCGTTTTTACGGCATGTTGCATTGGCAGTGTCACGGCGCAGGCGCTGACACTCAGGCAGGCCATGGGAGAGACCATCCGGACCAATCCGGCGGTGGTGGAACAGATCAGAAACTACAATGCCACGCGCGAAGATGTCACCATCGCCGAAAGCGGTTGGCTTCCGAAGCTCGACTACATCGGCGGGGTGGGTCGTGAATGGGGAAACAATCTCTATACCGACTATGACTGGCACAACTACGCCATCTATGAAAACTCTCTTCTGCTGACCCAGAACGTTTTCAACGGCTGGAGTACCACACACCAGATCAGCACCCAGAAAGCGAGAGTGATGGCGGCGGCGTTTCATTATATAGAAACGGTGGATGATATCGGTTTCAGGCTGGTCGATTACTACCTTGAGGTGATCAAAAACCGGGAGCTGCTCAAAATTGCCAAAGAGAATATCGATATCAACGAAGAGATATTCAACAAAGTCGACAAACTCTACAAAGGCGGGCTCACGACAAAATCGGAGATGGAGAAGGCAGCGGCTTCCCTCGCACTGGCGCGCTCCAACTATGTGGTCCAGGAAAACAACCTTCAGGATGCGCTTTACCAGTTCAAATACTATTACGGCAAAAAGGTGGATGTCGACTCCCTTGTCGCACCGGATACCGCACTGCCTGTGCCCAAATCCTACGACGAGGGGCGAAAGTTCGCGCTGGAGCACAATCCTTCCCTGCTGGTGCAGCGTTACAACATCAAGGTGGCCCAGGAGGATTACAAAGAGAAAAAGAGCCGCTATTATCCCAAAGTCGACCTGCGTGCCAGAAGTTCCTGGAACTACAACATGGGCGGGGAGAGCGACGGGCATGATGACCGCTACCGGGTGACCGCGGCGCTGACCTACAACCTTTTCAACGGATTCGCGGACCGGGCCGCGATTCAAAAAGGCATCAGCAAGATACAGAAGGAGGTTTCGACAGACCTGGACCTCAAACGAAGAACGGTCGAGAGCTACGACCTCTCCTGGGCGGCTTACACCCATCTGAAAACGAAGCTCGACTATCTGCAGGAGTACAAACGCCATGCGGTCAATACATTGCGCCTCTATTCGAAAGAGTACGAAATGGGCCGACGCTCACTGCTGGACCTTCTTTCCGCCCAGAACGACCTGATCAACGCGAAATCCCAGATCGTTACCGCACGGTACAACTATCTCTTTTCCAAGTTCCGGATTCTCGACGCCATGGGAACCATGGTGCCGTTTGTCATGGGGCGGTCCCACGACTATTACGCCAAAGTGGATCTCGCCGCAAAGAAAGAGGCTCAACCCGATACGCTTCCTGCCGATATACTCGAAAAGAACGATCGGGTACTGCAAAATATTGAAAAAGATATCGAAAAGAGGAAATAG
- a CDS encoding cbb3-type cytochrome c oxidase subunit I yields the protein MENVQKKPFMEQLLHGTNFDPDSLSALQKITLRAVVMSFLFFGLVAIEGMIMRMVQTGPTSPLPEMFSKPDHYFSIMTVHPIVGIFGSTYQLVFAAFMFLVPYLTKKPLYSIKLANFVWLSITIGTALAWIAGFIWHYAPLYTLYWPLPADFQQFSVIGGFVFIIGIALIMIGTIGFIYNIYATIFARTGVHKNKTTKELLISGFGIDGLMNLIYKLMGKPPYSKEPALSLPVVAIFRGTVDTFLDAIVILGAGILVLVYLIADVGGASWDVHAVDSLLYKNYFWWGLDLVADGLVLIYVAGSWYLLATIITGQKLFMENVARAALLLELFVSWMVWSHHLLGDQPQPEMMKLVSGEMVTAFELLTQGLALFITLVTLWKARPLKMSPELAYLLGGLVGFGLAVPAGIIQADMGLNRVLHNTQWISFAHFHIALIVGLYMTLYSALYVLWPLVTNNTKLFSKKLTWAHFWLYLIGGIGMGAFAGMAGLDGMLRRHLYVNGEFHGWMVLAAIFGSMVLIAWFLFLYNIVMSVGIKGLIGIFKPANNDIATFGIEEEPEPAPAAVKA from the coding sequence ATGGAAAACGTACAGAAAAAACCCTTTATGGAACAGTTGCTCCACGGCACCAATTTCGACCCCGACAGTCTGAGCGCCCTGCAAAAGATCACCCTGCGGGCCGTGGTCATGAGTTTCCTCTTCTTCGGCCTCGTCGCCATCGAGGGGATGATCATGCGAATGGTACAGACCGGCCCCACAAGCCCTCTGCCGGAGATGTTTTCAAAACCGGACCACTACTTCTCCATCATGACGGTGCACCCGATCGTCGGCATCTTCGGCTCGACCTACCAGCTCGTCTTTGCCGCCTTCATGTTCCTGGTGCCCTACCTGACGAAAAAGCCGCTTTACAGCATCAAACTGGCCAACTTCGTCTGGCTCAGCATCACCATCGGCACGGCTTTGGCGTGGATCGCCGGCTTCATCTGGCACTACGCGCCGCTCTACACCCTCTACTGGCCGCTGCCCGCCGACTTCCAGCAGTTCAGCGTCATCGGCGGCTTCGTCTTCATCATCGGTATTGCCCTTATCATGATCGGCACCATCGGCTTCATCTACAACATCTACGCCACCATCTTCGCCCGAACCGGCGTGCATAAGAACAAGACGACCAAAGAGCTGCTCATCTCCGGTTTCGGCATCGACGGCCTGATGAACCTCATCTACAAGTTGATGGGCAAGCCCCCCTACTCCAAGGAGCCGGCACTCAGTCTTCCCGTCGTCGCCATCTTCCGCGGCACCGTCGATACCTTCCTGGACGCCATCGTCATTCTGGGCGCGGGCATCCTGGTACTGGTCTACCTCATCGCCGACGTGGGCGGCGCCTCCTGGGACGTGCACGCCGTCGACTCGCTGCTTTATAAAAACTACTTCTGGTGGGGCCTCGACCTGGTCGCCGACGGTCTGGTCCTCATCTACGTCGCAGGTTCCTGGTACCTGCTGGCCACCATCATCACCGGCCAGAAACTCTTCATGGAGAATGTCGCCCGTGCCGCGCTGCTGCTGGAACTCTTCGTCAGCTGGATGGTCTGGAGCCACCACCTCCTGGGCGACCAGCCCCAGCCCGAGATGATGAAACTGGTCTCCGGCGAAATGGTCACCGCCTTCGAACTGCTGACCCAGGGGCTGGCCCTCTTCATCACCCTGGTGACTCTCTGGAAAGCGCGGCCGCTGAAAATGAGCCCCGAACTTGCCTACCTGCTGGGCGGCCTCGTCGGCTTCGGCCTCGCCGTGCCCGCCGGTATCATCCAAGCCGACATGGGCCTCAACCGTGTCCTGCACAACACCCAGTGGATCAGCTTCGCCCATTTTCACATCGCGCTGATCGTCGGGCTCTACATGACGCTTTACAGCGCCCTTTATGTCCTGTGGCCGCTGGTGACCAACAATACGAAGCTCTTCAGCAAAAAGCTGACCTGGGCCCACTTCTGGCTCTACCTCATCGGCGGAATCGGCATGGGCGCCTTCGCCGGCATGGCGGGGCTGGACGGCATGCTTCGCCGCCACCTCTACGTTAACGGCGAATTCCACGGCTGGATGGTCCTGGCGGCGATCTTCGGCTCCATGGTCCTGATCGCCTGGTTCCTCTTTTTGTACAACATCGTCATGAGCGTCGGCATCAAGGGGCTCATCGGCATCTTCAAACCGGCCAACAACGACATCGCCACCTTCGGCATCGAAGAGGAGCCCGAACCGGCCCCCGCGGCGGTCAAGGCATGA
- a CDS encoding YcxB family protein, producing the protein MSEPQTVRLFLPWDEATFLEGAKIAYDYDMRHTWRRYAGWFFIALTQFGVVDALRHKAIGLLLVSTLLVIYWYGLRWPMRRRMLRRFFRAHPDAGKTLEISLLKEGVCVKEGCIPWERFSRALLSPKGYLLQMEADAFIYLPRRIFPDSETRNAFVAEIREKIPSVVKIDE; encoded by the coding sequence ATGTCTGAACCCCAAACCGTCCGACTCTTTTTGCCGTGGGACGAAGCCACCTTTCTGGAGGGGGCAAAAATCGCCTACGACTACGACATGCGCCACACATGGCGGCGTTATGCCGGGTGGTTTTTCATCGCCCTGACCCAGTTCGGCGTCGTGGATGCCCTCCGCCACAAGGCGATCGGCCTGCTACTGGTCTCGACCCTGCTGGTCATCTACTGGTACGGCCTGCGCTGGCCAATGCGCCGGCGGATGCTGCGCCGTTTTTTCCGCGCCCACCCCGACGCCGGCAAAACGCTGGAGATCTCCCTCTTAAAAGAGGGGGTCTGCGTCAAGGAGGGGTGCATCCCCTGGGAGCGGTTCTCTCGGGCCCTTCTTTCACCCAAAGGGTACTTGCTGCAGATGGAGGCGGACGCTTTTATCTACCTGCCCCGCCGCATCTTCCCCGACAGCGAAACCCGCAACGCCTTCGTCGCCGAAATACGGGAGAAAATCCCTTCCGTCGTCAAAATTGACGAATAA
- a CDS encoding protoglobin domain-containing protein produces MSKIALIKEIYQLDENDLPMRKEALEKIAPYAQEIMDRFYERLLEKEEFKDFIPEERIPELKRKQIDFVASLLSEPFDDRLYAKIAKVGIAHYHIRLDPLYMSYGYHLLSELILALSKKEPSLLPYLKLIIKYLKVAEAIMGEEYFAQKSLEHSPYRGNDLFLAVNRLHRAYMVCRASMQEEGGGKPDEAHADRFFESLDDLKPYRGVLKEAGLDLAVIRRHCTELLHADSPQESGRAAEALERSIIRPLNDLGVTAYLSLSSSLAAVRAMTDIVYRRSVMKNAQIDRAHVENNIETILTDTYGWAIDRLEFLDEEPGEEACDIVKHLYFDRESAIVYLCIILKDVSNRIYIQEGIDLLAETMKLTLFLRMKAG; encoded by the coding sequence ATGAGCAAAATCGCCCTGATCAAAGAGATCTACCAACTGGACGAGAACGATCTGCCGATGCGCAAAGAGGCCCTGGAGAAGATTGCCCCCTATGCGCAGGAGATCATGGACAGATTCTACGAGCGGCTGCTGGAGAAAGAGGAGTTCAAAGACTTCATCCCAGAAGAGCGGATCCCCGAGCTCAAGCGCAAGCAGATCGACTTCGTGGCCTCCCTTCTCTCTGAACCCTTCGACGACAGACTCTACGCCAAGATCGCGAAAGTGGGGATCGCCCACTACCATATCCGCCTCGACCCCCTCTACATGTCCTACGGCTACCACCTGCTCTCCGAACTGATTCTGGCCCTCTCGAAAAAAGAGCCGAGCCTGCTGCCCTACCTGAAGCTCATCATCAAGTATCTCAAAGTCGCCGAAGCGATCATGGGGGAGGAGTATTTCGCCCAGAAGAGTCTGGAACACTCCCCCTACCGGGGCAACGACCTCTTTCTCGCCGTCAACCGCCTCCACCGCGCCTACATGGTGTGCCGGGCTTCCATGCAGGAAGAGGGCGGGGGCAAGCCCGACGAAGCACATGCCGACCGCTTCTTCGAAAGTCTCGATGACCTCAAACCCTACCGTGGGGTGCTGAAAGAGGCGGGGCTCGACCTGGCCGTCATCCGGCGCCACTGTACCGAGCTGCTCCATGCCGATTCGCCCCAGGAGAGCGGGCGGGCGGCGGAGGCGTTGGAACGGAGCATTATACGGCCCCTCAACGACCTGGGCGTCACGGCCTACCTGAGCCTCTCCAGCTCTCTGGCGGCGGTGCGGGCCATGACCGACATCGTCTACCGCAGAAGTGTTATGAAAAATGCCCAGATCGACCGCGCCCATGTAGAGAACAACATCGAAACCATTCTCACCGATACCTACGGCTGGGCCATCGACCGGCTGGAGTTTCTCGACGAGGAGCCCGGCGAAGAGGCGTGCGACATCGTCAAGCACCTCTATTTCGACCGTGAATCGGCCATTGTCTACCTCTGTATCATCCTGAAAGATGTGAGCAACCGGATCTATATACAGGAGGGTATCGACCTGCTGGCCGAAACGATGAAACTGACCCTCTTTTTGCGTATGAAGGCCGGTTAG
- a CDS encoding cyclic nucleotide-binding domain-containing protein, whose amino-acid sequence MEIKSRLFENVDAQALSVLFAHMERKEVARGEKLRKEGQTCDSAFFLLEGAVSVTKRSGDEDVEVATVRGGEDVCFSLTSLIDGGVSLTTLSVTEAGAIAVLEKDVFEDFCKSHADAGVILKGNILSALAGFLRQADGKIAEMYKTLEEVL is encoded by the coding sequence ATGGAGATCAAAAGCCGACTGTTCGAGAATGTGGATGCCCAGGCGCTTTCGGTGCTCTTTGCCCATATGGAGAGAAAAGAGGTGGCCAGGGGAGAGAAGCTCAGAAAAGAGGGGCAAACCTGCGACAGCGCCTTTTTTCTGCTGGAGGGGGCCGTTTCGGTGACGAAACGCTCGGGGGACGAGGATGTCGAAGTGGCGACGGTCAGAGGAGGAGAGGATGTCTGCTTCTCCCTCACCTCTCTCATCGACGGCGGGGTGAGCCTGACGACGCTTAGTGTCACCGAGGCGGGCGCCATCGCCGTGCTGGAAAAGGATGTCTTCGAAGATTTCTGCAAGAGCCACGCCGATGCCGGCGTGATTCTCAAAGGCAACATACTCTCGGCGCTGGCGGGCTTTCTGCGCCAGGCGGACGGGAAGATCGCCGAAATGTACAAAACATTGGAAGAGGTACTGTAA
- a CDS encoding ion channel, translated as MKKGLTVANAYLLFYFLLVVAISEAMVWLEPRYYHDFFDGFWWAIVTATTVGYGDMVPHTETGKIIAMVIIIGGVVAVSLFTAQMASYLVAMKIQAKKGYEMLEELDRHLVICGFKTPRIEVLEGFKKRYGTNIVIVYPELVPELERVLNEHGLKFAKGEYNDEAVLKEARIEKAEKVMILNMHDEYADAKVLETVIVIRSLNRDVYIIAEINDPKYENYLIKSKCDEIIMSEEYNRFLLSKSITEPGMSKVIRNLLRTQNFHIVTRHPFVGKTYGEAFKTSMEKNEILLGVVTNYVTGAQLKKILLTKMRFGGESEKYKKLLTKAKRGEIEMDVVINPSDDYVIPEFSAIIIMER; from the coding sequence ATGAAAAAGGGATTGACCGTCGCCAACGCCTATCTGCTCTTCTACTTTCTGCTGGTAGTTGCCATATCGGAGGCGATGGTGTGGCTGGAGCCCCGGTACTACCACGATTTCTTCGACGGCTTCTGGTGGGCGATCGTCACGGCGACGACGGTCGGTTACGGGGACATGGTGCCCCACACCGAAACCGGCAAAATCATCGCCATGGTGATCATCATCGGCGGGGTCGTGGCGGTGTCGCTCTTTACGGCCCAGATGGCCAGTTACCTGGTGGCCATGAAAATTCAGGCGAAAAAAGGATACGAAATGCTCGAAGAGTTGGACCGCCACCTGGTGATCTGCGGTTTCAAGACGCCGCGCATCGAGGTGCTGGAGGGGTTCAAGAAACGTTACGGCACCAACATCGTCATTGTCTATCCAGAGCTGGTGCCGGAACTGGAGCGGGTACTCAACGAACACGGGCTCAAGTTCGCCAAAGGGGAGTACAACGACGAAGCGGTGCTCAAAGAGGCGCGCATCGAAAAGGCGGAGAAGGTGATGATTTTGAACATGCACGACGAGTACGCCGACGCCAAGGTGCTCGAAACGGTCATCGTCATCCGCTCCCTCAACCGCGACGTCTACATCATCGCCGAAATAAACGACCCCAAATATGAAAACTATCTCATCAAGAGCAAATGCGACGAGATCATCATGAGCGAAGAGTACAACCGCTTCCTGCTCTCTAAATCGATCACGGAACCGGGCATGAGCAAGGTCATCCGCAACCTGCTGCGCACCCAGAATTTCCACATCGTCACCCGGCACCCCTTCGTGGGGAAAACCTACGGGGAAGCCTTCAAGACGAGCATGGAGAAGAACGAGATTCTGCTGGGTGTCGTCACCAACTACGTCACCGGCGCCCAGCTCAAGAAGATTCTACTGACCAAGATGCGTTTCGGGGGGGAGAGCGAAAAGTACAAAAAACTGCTGACCAAAGCCAAAAGGGGCGAAATCGAGATGGATGTGGTGATCAACCCCTCCGACGATTACGTCATACCGGAATTTTCCGCCATCATCATTATGGAGAGGTGA
- a CDS encoding thioredoxin family protein gives MRKIFFGLLLAMTAATLSWAQAATLQATPFATVKEKIGHGQPVMLEVGSDHCLYCRKMGELLYRFKRAHPNAPIYFVNVGKERQAALALHIQMIPTQILFDGQGKEVYRHVGVLSYDDVGKILVKYGGMKERR, from the coding sequence ATGAGAAAGATTTTTTTCGGACTTTTGCTCGCCATGACGGCGGCGACGCTCTCCTGGGCGCAGGCGGCAACGCTTCAGGCGACTCCTTTCGCGACGGTGAAAGAGAAGATCGGCCACGGGCAGCCCGTGATGTTGGAAGTGGGCTCCGACCACTGCCTCTATTGCCGTAAGATGGGAGAACTGCTCTACCGTTTCAAGCGGGCACATCCCAACGCTCCCATCTACTTCGTCAACGTGGGGAAAGAGCGGCAGGCGGCGTTGGCGCTGCATATCCAGATGATTCCGACGCAGATCCTGTTTGACGGACAAGGAAAGGAAGTCTACCGCCATGTCGGGGTACTCTCCTACGACGATGTGGGGAAGATACTGGTAAAATATGGAGGTATGAAAGAGCGCCGCTGA
- a CDS encoding cytochrome c biogenesis protein CcdA, which yields MGEMHSFIDQWLAMGSVWVFLGAFAAGALTAAAPCSLVAVPFLVGSAVAFNRDLEGKRKALYTYAFTALFALGVAVSFSFLGWVVAKFGGFFSVAPMWAYLVAGAVSVFIGLYALGWVGEVDKGAIVRALVRYRLFGAFLIGLVFGLVSTPCASAPLFAIISLAGSSGYLYAYGLILTFALGHSLLLLAAGVSVGFAQSVVSSRTVAKMSTWVNRFFAWVLLGFGTYFFYEAYQQF from the coding sequence ATGGGTGAGATGCACTCTTTTATCGACCAATGGCTGGCGATGGGGTCGGTGTGGGTCTTTCTCGGTGCCTTCGCCGCCGGCGCCCTGACGGCGGCGGCTCCCTGTTCTCTGGTGGCGGTGCCGTTTCTGGTCGGCAGCGCCGTGGCTTTCAACAGGGATCTGGAAGGAAAGAGAAAGGCGCTCTACACCTACGCGTTCACGGCACTTTTCGCCCTGGGGGTCGCCGTCAGTTTCTCTTTTCTGGGATGGGTCGTGGCGAAGTTCGGGGGCTTCTTCTCCGTCGCGCCGATGTGGGCCTATCTCGTCGCGGGTGCCGTCAGCGTTTTCATCGGCCTCTATGCGCTGGGATGGGTCGGGGAGGTGGACAAGGGGGCGATCGTCCGCGCCCTGGTGCGTTACCGGCTTTTCGGCGCTTTTCTGATCGGCCTCGTGTTCGGGCTGGTGAGCACGCCGTGCGCCTCGGCGCCGCTTTTTGCCATCATCTCCCTGGCGGGCAGCAGCGGGTATCTCTACGCCTACGGGCTCATTCTCACCTTCGCCCTGGGCCACTCCCTGTTGCTTCTGGCGGCGGGCGTGTCGGTGGGGTTTGCCCAGAGCGTCGTCTCCAGCCGCACCGTGGCGAAAATGTCGACGTGGGTCAACCGCTTTTTCGCCTGGGTGCTGCTGGGTTTCGGCACCTATTTTTTCTATGAGGCGTATCAACAATTTTAA
- the chrA gene encoding chromate efflux transporter — MKERKGAQNPASATPPGLPGLAWAFFLIGLTAYSMAMLQQLKALVVGRKWLSQKEMDEGLAMVQLYPGPIMFNLATYTAYRIKGFPGAVVATSLFVLPSYVLMVLLSWLYFRYGNVAWVHPLFVALEAMVVGIVVHVALDFSGRYVDGGKTALLAGLAFVLMLFRVDAFRIVLFSVALGVLFFRHEKPEATAGGEGEESAIPGKWQWRLAGIVLGGLLFVALLAAGLMWHSGSGALLMSMFKVGAVAFGNGMTIMPLLQQEAVISHHWLTMKEFADGIAFGQVTPGPFLITATFIGYKVGGLAGSALATIGMFYPSFFYTIVMSELYAKIRNNALIRKGLKGILAGFTGMLFFVVLSLAKVSLVSPAAYVWAVGALLAVRYWKLNIFWIFLAGIAAELLLYFAGWRL; from the coding sequence ATGAAAGAGCGAAAAGGGGCCCAAAACCCCGCATCGGCGACACCTCCCGGTCTGCCCGGGCTGGCGTGGGCCTTTTTCCTCATCGGGCTTACCGCCTACAGCATGGCGATGCTTCAGCAGCTCAAGGCGCTGGTCGTCGGGCGGAAGTGGCTGAGCCAGAAGGAGATGGACGAGGGGCTGGCGATGGTGCAGCTCTATCCGGGGCCCATCATGTTCAACCTGGCCACCTATACCGCCTACCGGATCAAAGGGTTTCCCGGGGCGGTCGTCGCCACATCTCTTTTCGTCCTTCCCTCCTATGTGTTGATGGTGCTGCTCTCGTGGCTCTACTTCCGCTACGGCAACGTCGCATGGGTCCATCCGCTCTTTGTCGCGCTGGAGGCGATGGTCGTGGGTATCGTCGTCCATGTCGCCCTCGACTTTTCCGGGCGCTATGTCGACGGCGGGAAGACGGCGCTGCTGGCGGGCCTCGCATTTGTGCTGATGCTCTTCAGGGTCGACGCCTTCCGGATCGTCCTTTTTAGCGTGGCGCTGGGGGTGCTCTTCTTCCGGCATGAAAAGCCGGAAGCGACGGCTGGCGGGGAGGGAGAAGAGAGTGCCATTCCCGGAAAGTGGCAATGGCGTCTGGCCGGGATCGTTCTCGGCGGCCTTCTTTTTGTCGCGCTCCTGGCGGCGGGCCTCATGTGGCACAGCGGATCGGGAGCCCTGCTGATGTCGATGTTCAAAGTGGGTGCCGTGGCTTTCGGCAACGGGATGACCATCATGCCGCTGCTGCAGCAGGAAGCGGTCATCTCCCATCACTGGCTGACGATGAAAGAGTTCGCCGACGGCATCGCCTTCGGACAGGTGACGCCCGGCCCCTTCCTCATCACGGCCACCTTCATCGGCTACAAAGTGGGCGGCCTCGCCGGGAGCGCTTTGGCGACGATCGGCATGTTCTACCCCTCCTTCTTCTATACGATCGTCATGTCCGAACTCTATGCGAAGATCAGGAACAATGCCCTCATCCGCAAAGGCCTCAAAGGGATTCTCGCCGGCTTCACGGGGATGCTCTTTTTCGTCGTGCTCAGCCTCGCGAAAGTGAGCCTCGTGTCGCCGGCGGCCTACGTCTGGGCCGTCGGCGCCCTTCTTGCCGTGCGCTACTGGAAGCTCAACATCTTCTGGATATTCCTGGCCGGCATCGCCGCGGAGCTGCTGCTCTACTTTGCGGGATGGAGACTGTAG
- a CDS encoding sulfite exporter TauE/SafE family protein codes for MNGSELLHYGVYFLLTLALSTLFSMGGVGAAIVLVPTFTMMGMPLNLAKAIGLFINSASTITASVMNFFRGVLDVGFAMPLVISILLATPVGAWLSQYVQKEVVEWILVAFLLVSALLLIFSHRETKVVYDKAWILYLIGGSVGLVSGMIGVGGGSLIMPLLILLGFDAKKAAYAISFVIPFSSLGGFATYLSFVHMDWIMLGVVTVAAIMGGYIGDRIMHYNLTPGQVKKLIAVLLLLLSAKMVMKLLHINV; via the coding sequence ATGAATGGGTCGGAATTGCTCCATTACGGTGTCTACTTCCTGCTGACGCTGGCGCTGTCGACCCTCTTTTCCATGGGCGGGGTCGGCGCGGCCATCGTGCTGGTGCCCACCTTCACGATGATGGGCATGCCTTTGAACCTGGCCAAGGCGATCGGCCTCTTCATCAACTCCGCCTCGACGATCACCGCCTCGGTGATGAACTTCTTCCGGGGGGTTCTCGATGTCGGATTCGCCATGCCGCTAGTCATCTCCATTCTCCTCGCCACGCCGGTGGGGGCCTGGTTGAGCCAGTATGTGCAGAAAGAGGTGGTGGAGTGGATTCTGGTCGCCTTTCTGCTCGTCAGCGCCCTTCTGCTCATCTTCAGCCACAGGGAGACGAAAGTGGTCTACGACAAGGCGTGGATCCTCTATCTCATCGGCGGAAGCGTCGGGCTGGTGTCGGGGATGATCGGTGTGGGCGGCGGCTCGCTGATCATGCCGCTGCTGATTTTGCTTGGGTTTGATGCCAAGAAGGCAGCCTACGCCATCAGTTTCGTCATCCCCTTCTCCTCCCTGGGCGGTTTCGCCACCTACCTCTCCTTCGTCCATATGGACTGGATCATGCTTGGGGTTGTTACCGTCGCGGCGATCATGGGCGGCTATATCGGCGACAGGATCATGCACTACAACCTCACGCCGGGACAGGTCAAGAAACTGATTGCCGTCTTGCTGCTGCTTCTTTCGGCCAAAATGGTGATGAAGCTGCTGCATATCAATGTCTAA
- a CDS encoding rhodanese-like domain-containing protein, protein MDTFPLNIVPSEMKNMRIEIDEFIDLYNEGKAELVDIRVPMETKVWQVNFGLKIPAPELPERLEELPKDKLLVVACPKSDRSNMARTYLASKGFDVRYLAGGLLGLMDRLKGGKAKDLKLP, encoded by the coding sequence ATGGATACCTTCCCCCTCAATATCGTACCCAGTGAAATGAAAAATATGCGGATCGAGATCGACGAGTTCATCGACCTCTACAACGAAGGAAAAGCGGAGCTGGTCGACATCCGCGTCCCGATGGAGACGAAAGTGTGGCAGGTCAATTTCGGCCTCAAAATTCCGGCGCCCGAACTGCCGGAGCGGCTGGAGGAACTCCCCAAAGACAAGCTGCTCGTCGTCGCCTGCCCCAAAAGCGACCGCTCCAACATGGCCCGCACCTACCTCGCTTCCAAAGGGTTCGATGTCCGCTACCTGGCGGGCGGCCTGCTGGGGCTGATGGACCGCCTAAAAGGCGGCAAAGCAAAAGACCTGAAACTGCCGTGA
- a CDS encoding rhodanese-like domain-containing protein codes for MQSLVPEFDSYLRRFDYRERKDMKIQLPELFERYAKGEIQVIDIRFDEEYEAWHVGFGDHIPLNELPDRLDEIDKTKTVVTMCPHYDRAEIARLYLKLNGYDARYLTDGMLGIVDYLRGDRARDYMEKIKGDA; via the coding sequence ATGCAAAGTCTCGTACCCGAATTCGACAGTTACCTCAGACGCTTCGACTACCGGGAGCGCAAAGATATGAAGATCCAGCTACCGGAACTCTTCGAACGATACGCCAAAGGGGAGATTCAGGTCATCGACATCCGTTTCGACGAAGAGTACGAGGCGTGGCATGTCGGTTTCGGCGACCACATTCCCCTCAACGAACTGCCCGACAGGCTGGACGAAATCGACAAAACCAAGACCGTTGTCACGATGTGTCCGCATTATGACCGGGCCGAAATCGCCCGGCTCTACCTCAAACTCAACGGCTACGACGCCCGCTACCTCACCGACGGGATGCTGGGCATCGTCGATTATCTGCGCGGTGACCGCGCCAGAGACTATATGGAAAAAATCAAAGGAGATGCCTGA